A genomic window from Balaenoptera acutorostrata chromosome 20, mBalAcu1.1, whole genome shotgun sequence includes:
- the CA4 gene encoding carbonic anhydrase 4 isoform X1 encodes MSLRWSQTRDQVWDGGGASQEDAASALKDTGSHWCYQNQVKPSNYTCLGPDQWGDSCQNDRQSPINIVTAKTPLNPNLGPFSFSGYDKKQKWAVQNNGHSVMVLLGDEASIAGGGLTARYRAKQLHLHWSKVMDWGSEHSFDGDRFAMEIHMVHEKEKGTSRNTNKNQDPKDEIAVLAFMVKAGSENVNFQPLVQALSDIPSPNMNTTLKEDISLFDLLPKKEKLRHYFRYLGSLTTPGCDEKVVWTVFQEPIQLHEDQILAFSQKLYYDNEKKLQMTDNVRPLQPRGERQVFRSQAPGRLLPLPLPTLLTLALACLTAGFLR; translated from the exons ATGTCGCTACGCTGGTCCCAAACCAGAGACCAGgtgtgggatgggggaggagcgAGTCAGGAGGACGCCGCCTCTGCGCTGAAGGACACGG GGTCACACTGGTGCTACCAGAATCAAGTCAAGCCCTCCAACTACACCTGCTTGG GGCCGGACCAGTGGGGCGATAGCTGCCAGAATGACCGCCAGTCTCCCATCAACATCGTCACTGCCAAGACACCACTGAACCCAAACCTGGGACCCTTCTCCTTCTCCGGCTACGACAAGAAGCAAAAGTGGGCTGTGCAAAACAATGGCCACTCAG TGATGGTGTTGCTGGGGGACGAGGCCTCGATTGCTGGAGGAGGACTGACCGCCCGGTACCGGGCCAAGCAGCTGCACCTACACTGGTCCAAGGTGATGGATTGGGGCTCGGAGCATAGCTTCGACGGGGATCGCTTTGCCATGGAG ATACACATGGTacatgagaaagaaaaggggacaTCGAGGAACACGAACAAGAACCAGGACCCCAAAGATGAGATCGCAGTGCTGGCCTTCATGGTGAAG GCCGGATCCGAGAATGTTAACTTCCAGCCCCTGGTGCAGGCGCTGTCTGACATCCCCAGTCCCA ATATGAACACCACGCTGAAAGAAGACATCAGCCTCTTCGACCTGCTCCCcaagaaggagaaactgaggcactacTTCCGCTACCTGGGCTCGCTCACCACACCAGGCTGCGATGAGAAGGTGGTCTGGACCGTGTTCCAGGAGCCCATTCAGCTCCACGAGGACCAG ATCCTGGCATTCTCTCAGAAGCTGTATTATGACAACGAGAAGAAGCTGCAAATGACAGACAATGTCAGGCCCCTGCAGCCCCGGGGGGAGCGCCAGGTTTTCAGGTCCCAGGCCCCGGGACGGCTGCTGCCCTTGCCGCTGCCCACCCTGCTGACCCTCGCGCTCGCCTGCCTGACAGCAGGCTTCCTCCGATGA
- the CA4 gene encoding carbonic anhydrase 4 isoform X2: protein MRLLPALLVLAAAWPWARAGSHWCYQNQVKPSNYTCLGPDQWGDSCQNDRQSPINIVTAKTPLNPNLGPFSFSGYDKKQKWAVQNNGHSVMVLLGDEASIAGGGLTARYRAKQLHLHWSKVMDWGSEHSFDGDRFAMEIHMVHEKEKGTSRNTNKNQDPKDEIAVLAFMVKAGSENVNFQPLVQALSDIPSPNMNTTLKEDISLFDLLPKKEKLRHYFRYLGSLTTPGCDEKVVWTVFQEPIQLHEDQILAFSQKLYYDNEKKLQMTDNVRPLQPRGERQVFRSQAPGRLLPLPLPTLLTLALACLTAGFLR, encoded by the exons ATGCGGCTGCTACCGGCGCTCCTGGTCCTCGCCGCCGCCTGGCCCTGGGCCCGCGCAG GGTCACACTGGTGCTACCAGAATCAAGTCAAGCCCTCCAACTACACCTGCTTGG GGCCGGACCAGTGGGGCGATAGCTGCCAGAATGACCGCCAGTCTCCCATCAACATCGTCACTGCCAAGACACCACTGAACCCAAACCTGGGACCCTTCTCCTTCTCCGGCTACGACAAGAAGCAAAAGTGGGCTGTGCAAAACAATGGCCACTCAG TGATGGTGTTGCTGGGGGACGAGGCCTCGATTGCTGGAGGAGGACTGACCGCCCGGTACCGGGCCAAGCAGCTGCACCTACACTGGTCCAAGGTGATGGATTGGGGCTCGGAGCATAGCTTCGACGGGGATCGCTTTGCCATGGAG ATACACATGGTacatgagaaagaaaaggggacaTCGAGGAACACGAACAAGAACCAGGACCCCAAAGATGAGATCGCAGTGCTGGCCTTCATGGTGAAG GCCGGATCCGAGAATGTTAACTTCCAGCCCCTGGTGCAGGCGCTGTCTGACATCCCCAGTCCCA ATATGAACACCACGCTGAAAGAAGACATCAGCCTCTTCGACCTGCTCCCcaagaaggagaaactgaggcactacTTCCGCTACCTGGGCTCGCTCACCACACCAGGCTGCGATGAGAAGGTGGTCTGGACCGTGTTCCAGGAGCCCATTCAGCTCCACGAGGACCAG ATCCTGGCATTCTCTCAGAAGCTGTATTATGACAACGAGAAGAAGCTGCAAATGACAGACAATGTCAGGCCCCTGCAGCCCCGGGGGGAGCGCCAGGTTTTCAGGTCCCAGGCCCCGGGACGGCTGCTGCCCTTGCCGCTGCCCACCCTGCTGACCCTCGCGCTCGCCTGCCTGACAGCAGGCTTCCTCCGATGA